A section of the Euwallacea fornicatus isolate EFF26 chromosome 12, ASM4011564v1, whole genome shotgun sequence genome encodes:
- the LOC136342650 gene encoding uncharacterized protein, which translates to MEQAMEDIENKMKDTDARLDTLALQVGNIELEIFSENGQEVEVHNLLKSVSEVKDNYQNLRKEILEVQDLQKQLSSSLNTQLKMMQTKFNRLKEKISVADQSRFVTRSPAKFMEDSK; encoded by the exons ATGGAGCAGGCAATGGAGGATATCGAAAATAAG ATGAAGGACACAGATGCCAGGCTAGATACCTTAGCCCTGCAAGTTGGAAACATCGAACTggagatattttcagaaaatggcCAGGAGGTTGAGGTGCATAATCTACTGAAGTCAGTGAGTGAGGTGAAGGATAATTACCAGAATTTacgaaaagaaattttggag GTGCAAGATTTACAAAAGCAACTCAGTTCATCTCTAAATACTCAGTTGAAGATGATGCAGACCAAATTCAATAGGTTGAAAGAGAAAATCAGTGTGGCCGACCAATCGCGATTTGTAACTAGATCGCCGGCCAAGTTCATGGAAGATTCGAAATAA
- the LOC136342494 gene encoding uncharacterized protein, which yields MTITIILTCKEQGRIKPMRHKTRCDTPITQSDPTVHPQRSNFTCNLHDKSPVVSRSSAMTKPVLSILILIKILAFFSLRAYCDRKVWVHTSDIYLPTNWVNGTRQTQCNGLVFGKQQDVDFVLSIYRLKSLTFPSYGTLIIGRSVFFDENSTDFENCIALKSILRKPWFDPEGWQNLDDPDNPAVPFVDRIPSEYDDIILKNNEYANMLLLTQDVSVRSVTYHGVSISAFMASNDEFFRIKSSGRSCTDVTGCESSQSDIYYYDICQVNKYSFQPVECEDPIQLMGFCSHPRCGAEIVIGTLKSGFWLDRIKRSLQGLVSRTHAMKIGGNRVQIVFAETNFRGQSLIEATKFYYTLLRDESFFAGDLTLRLSGPPLGSRMEQAKGALSIVFGTLAAVALVLGLLFVSYSSQAGNFTFRNRFLGSRPLSTYILGYNNMEDRSYIVDTRSAPDLTSAFENPMYHQEGSSKTTSNETLTSLKLEEKSDETENRTETPVLEAEDGAETVVLREL from the exons ATgacaataacaattattttaacatgtAAAGAGCAAGGCCGCATCAAGCCGATGAGGCATAAAACACGTTGCGATACACCCATTACGCAATCTGATCCAACGGTCCACCCACAGCGCTCAAATTTCACGTGTAATCTGCACGATAAGAGCCCAGTGGTCAGTAGATCCTCAGCCATGACTAAACCCGTGCTCTCGATCTTAATCCTCATCAAAATCCTAGCGTTTTTCT CCCTAAGGGCTTACTGCGACAGGAAAGTCTGGGTCCACACTTCAGACATTTACCTCCCCACCAACTGGGTCAATGGGACTCGCCAGACGCAGTGCAATGGTCTGGTTTTCGGGAAGCAACAGGATGTGGATTTTGTCCTATCGATCTACCGACTCAAGAGCTTGACCTTTCCTTCGTATGGAACCCTTATTATCGGTCGTTCGGTTTTCTTTGACGAGAATAGTACCGACTTTGAGAACT GTATCGCGTTGAAGTCTATATTGCGGAAGCCATGGTTCGATCCTGAGGGCTGGCAGAATCTTGACGATCCCGACAATCCCGCGGTCCCATTTGTTGACAGGATACCGTCAGA ATACGACGACATCATCTTGAAAAACAATGAATATGCGAACATGCTGCTCCTTACACAGGACGTGAGTGTCAGGAGTGTCACATACCACGGCGTCAGCATCTCTGCATTTATGGCGTCCA ACGACGAATTCTTTCGTATCAAATCTTCCGGCCGAAGCTGCACGGACGTCACTGGGTGCGAGAGTTCACAGAGCGATATTTACTACTATGATATCTGCCAGGTCAATAAATATAGTTTTCAGCCAGTGGAGTGCGAAGACCCCATACAACTTATGGGGTTCTGCAGCCATCCTCGATGCG GGGCGGAGATCGTGATTGGTACCCTGAAGAGTGGTTTTTGGCTGGATCGCATCAAACGAAGCTTACAGGGCTTAGTTAGCCGCACACACGCCATGAAGATCGGAGGAAATAGAGTACAAATTGTGTTTGCAGAGACAAATTTCAGGGGACAAAGCCTAATTGAAGCCACGAAGTTTTACTACACTCTTCTGCGAG ACGAGTCTTTTTTTGCCGGAGACCTAACTCTTCGACTCTCGGGGCCTCCCTTGGGCTCCCGAATGGAACAGGCCAAGGGCGCTCTGTCCATTGTTTTCGGCACCTTAGCGGCTGTCGCTCTGGTCTTAGGGCTACTCTTTGTGTCATACTCCTCACAGGCAGGCAATTTCACCTTCAGGAATAG ATTCCTAGGAAGCAGGCCATTGTCCACTTACATCTTGGGTTACAACAACATGGAGGACAGAAGCTACATTGTGGACACTCGCTCCGCACCGGATTTGACCAGTGCTTTTGAGAACCCTATGTACCACCAGGAGGGATCCTCTAAGACCACCAGCAACGAAACCTTAACATCCCTTAAACTGGag gaaaagtCTGACGAGACGGAAAATAGGACAGAAACTCCGGTTTTGGAGGCAGAGGATGGGGCCGAGACCGTGGTCTTGCGGGAGTTGTAA